CTGATGAAACAGCCCCGCAGCAGCAATCCGCCCCAGCCGCACAGCAGCACCAGCCACGACATGCGGCACGCCACCATCACGGGCCACGCCCGCGTATCGGGCCTGCCTGCAGGCGGCAGCAGGGCGGAATAGAATGTCACAGGCTGCCCTTGGTGGAGGGGATGATGCCGCCCGCGCGCGGGTCGGGCTCGCTTGCGGTGCGCAGGGCGCGGGCCAGCGCCTTGAAGGCGGCCTCGGCAATGTGGTGGCAGTTATGCCCCGCGCGCTGGATGATGTGCAGCGTGACCAGTGCGCTCATGGCGAAGGCGCGGAAGAATTCCTCGAACAGCTCGGTATCCATCTCCCCGATCTTGTCGCGGCCGAAGGTGACGGACCATGCCAGAAAGGGGCGGCCGGAAATATCGACAACCGCCTCGCACAGCGCCTCATCAAGCGGCACGGTGGCGCTGCCGTAGCGGCGGATGCCCCTCTTGTCGCCAATGGCCTGCGCGAAGGCCTTGCCCAGGGCAATGCCCGTATCTTCCACCGTGTGGTGGTAGTCGATATGCAGGTCGCCTTTGGCAACAATGTCGAGATCGCACATGCTATGGCGGCCAAGGGCTGTCAGCATGTGGTCAAGGAAGCCGATCCCCGTATCGATGCGGGTCTGGCCGGTGCCATCGAGGTTGATGGTCACGGTAATGTCGGTCTCGCTGGTGGCGCGGTGGACCGTGGCTGTGCGCGGGCTGTTCATGCTCTCCCTTCTACAGAAGGCGGGGGCCGGAATCCATACCGATCCCTCCCGTGCCGCGCCGCCCGGGCATGCGTATTGGCAGGGCCGGGCCGTTGCGGCATGGTGTCGCGCGCGTTGGCTTCAGGCTTGCTGCCGCGTGCCTTCATATCAAGGGAATGACCATATGACATCGCTCGATCTTCTCCTGTCACGGTTTTCCACCGATGCGCTGGCGGAACCGGCCCCCGCGGGTGACGTGCTCGAGGCCATCCTCTCCACCGCCATGCGCGCGCCCGACCATGGCAAGCTGCGCCCGTGGCGCTACGCCATCGTGCAGGGGGAGGCGCGGGTGAAACTGGCCGAGCGCGTGGTGGCCAGCATGAAGCGGCTCGACCCCGATGTGGCGCCTGCCAAGGTGGAAAAGCGCTTCTCGCGCATGTCCACCATGCCCATGACCATCGTGCTGGGCATGCACCTGCGGCCCGAGAACAAGATTCCCCTGCTTGAGCAGGAACTGGCCGTGGGGGCTGCCGCCATGAACATTCTCAACGCCCTGCATGCCACGGGTTTCGGCGGCGTGTGGGTGAGTGGTGATGTGGCCCATGATCCGGAATTCGCCGCCGAGATGGGTTTCCCCGCGCCGCACAAGCTGGCCGGTTTCCTGTTTGTCGGCACGCCTACGGCGGAGGCCAAGGCCCTGAAACGCCGCGCGGTTGATGACTATGTGGCCCAGTGGACCGGCGCGCCCGCCTCGTTCGGCGCGGATGCGTAACCCCTGAAGAACACACGGACAGGAGCCCAGCCATGACCTATCATGATGTTACCATAATGGGTGGCGGCCCGGCAGGGCTTGCCGCCGCCCTGTCGCTTGAGGCCCGTGGCCTGTCCGTGGCCGTGCTCGAGCGCACGCCGCAGGCCCCCTGGGCGGAACCGGGCTTTGATGGACGCGAGATTGCGCTGACCCATCATTCGGTTGCGGTGCTCAGGGAACTCGGCGCGTGGCCGCATATTCCTGAAGTCGCCATCTCGCCCCTGCGTGAGGCCCGTGTCGAGACCGGGCGGGGCAATCATCCCCTCCAGTTCGACACGCAGGGGCAGGGCGTGGATGCGCTGGGGTATCTTGTTTCAAACCACTGCATCCGCCATGGCTTATATAAGGCAGCCAGCCAGCGCCCCGGCATCAGTCTGCTCGGTGGCATTGCCACCCGCCATATCCGTTGGATTGGTGAGGACATGGTGGTGGTTCATGATGGGGGCGAGATCACGTCGCGTCTTGCCATCGGGGCTGATGGGCGTTTTTCCCAGATCAGGCGCTCGCAGCGCATCGGGGCAATTGTTCATGACTTCAGGCGTTCCATGCTGGTCTGCCGCATGGCGCATGAACTGCCGCACCATCATGTAGCCACCCAGTGGTTTGATGAGGGGCAGACCGTGGCCCTCCTGCCGGTCAATGGCGGGGCCTCGTCCATTGTGCTGACGCTGCCGCCTGAGCAGATCGAGCGGCTGCGCACGATTGAGCGCGATGCCTTCAATGCCGAGATCATGGAGCGTGTGGGCGGGCGGCTGGGCAACATGCGGCTGGTCAGCACGCGGCATGCCTATCCGCTCCGGGGTGTATATGCCCATCGTTTTGCAGCTCCCGGCTTCGCGCTGGTGGGAGATGCCGCCGTGGGCATGCACCCCATTACCGCCCATGGTTTCAACCTCGGTCT
This is a stretch of genomic DNA from Komagataeibacter xylinus. It encodes these proteins:
- the hisB gene encoding imidazoleglycerol-phosphate dehydratase HisB; the protein is MNSPRTATVHRATSETDITVTINLDGTGQTRIDTGIGFLDHMLTALGRHSMCDLDIVAKGDLHIDYHHTVEDTGIALGKAFAQAIGDKRGIRRYGSATVPLDEALCEAVVDISGRPFLAWSVTFGRDKIGEMDTELFEEFFRAFAMSALVTLHIIQRAGHNCHHIAEAAFKALARALRTASEPDPRAGGIIPSTKGSL
- a CDS encoding nitroreductase, whose amino-acid sequence is MTSLDLLLSRFSTDALAEPAPAGDVLEAILSTAMRAPDHGKLRPWRYAIVQGEARVKLAERVVASMKRLDPDVAPAKVEKRFSRMSTMPMTIVLGMHLRPENKIPLLEQELAVGAAAMNILNALHATGFGGVWVSGDVAHDPEFAAEMGFPAPHKLAGFLFVGTPTAEAKALKRRAVDDYVAQWTGAPASFGADA
- the ubiM gene encoding 5-demethoxyubiquinol-8 5-hydroxylase UbiM, yielding MTYHDVTIMGGGPAGLAAALSLEARGLSVAVLERTPQAPWAEPGFDGREIALTHHSVAVLRELGAWPHIPEVAISPLREARVETGRGNHPLQFDTQGQGVDALGYLVSNHCIRHGLYKAASQRPGISLLGGIATRHIRWIGEDMVVVHDGGEITSRLAIGADGRFSQIRRSQRIGAIVHDFRRSMLVCRMAHELPHHHVATQWFDEGQTVALLPVNGGASSIVLTLPPEQIERLRTIERDAFNAEIMERVGGRLGNMRLVSTRHAYPLRGVYAHRFAAPGFALVGDAAVGMHPITAHGFNLGLKGQEALAQEVAAGMARGEPVGSLGALRRFERRHRMETAPLFAATNGIATLYTRDEPAFRVLRQAGLRVADALSPFKSAVTNMLMDRKTAS